A window of Helicobacter macacae MIT 99-5501 genomic DNA:
TAGGTTTTTTTCTTCTAGTGCTAGATTTGGCATCACATAGTCGGTAAAATCTATGATTTTCAAATCCACGCCTTGAGCTTTTAGCGCGGGTGTGATAAATCTCAAAATCTGTGCGTGAGGCACAGGCGTAGCACCTACCTTTAGCTCTCCTGCTACACTTGGGCAAGCAAGCATTCCGCACACTCCAAGTGCTACTACAATTTTTTTTAGATTTTTACTTATTTTTGCATTTTTTAGCATTTTTGCTCCTTTTTGTTTGGTTTATTTCTCGGTGTTTTACTTTTTTGCAGGCATTTTCACAGGCAAAATCTCGCCCTTATATTTTGTGAGGATAAAGCCTGCTACTTCATCGCCTAGTAGCACTTCTTTTAGCGTGGCTATGTCTTTGCTTGAGGCATTATCACTGCGCGTAACAAGCACATTGACATACGCGCTTTTCTCACTCTCGTGAAAAAACGAGTTTTTTAGGCTCATTTTTGCTTGCAAGGCGTAGTTGCCATTTATCACCGCCGCATCAATCCCATCTAGCACGCGTGGCAAAGTCGCAGCCTCGACAGGCTTAAAGCGAAATTTGCGAGGATTTTTGATGATGTCTGCTTCTGTGCTAGCTAGATTTTGGGGATTTTTTAGCGTGATTACACCATTATCGTGCAGCAAAATCAACGCCCTAGAATAGTTCGTAGGGTCGTTTGGGATAGCGATAGTCGCGCCCTCTGGTATAGCCTCTACGGTCTTAAACTTTTTGGAGTAAAATCCAAGCGGGATAATGTAAATAGGAGAGATTGCTACTAAGTCTAGCTTCCTATCTCGCGCCATTTTTTCCATAAAGGGCTTGTGCTGATGAAGTGTCGCATCAAGGCTTTTCTCTCCCAAAGCAATATCTGGCGTGATATAGTCTGTGAAGCTAACCACACTCATTTTTACGCCCTTTTTTTCCAAAAGTGGCTTGGCAAACTCTAGTATCTCTGCAGCTGGCACGGGTGTAGCACCTACCTTTAGCTCTCCTGCGTTTAAGCCGACTAAGCTGTTTAAGCCCAAAAGCACAATCCCTACAAACGCCACTGACACAGCGCGGATTTTGCTAAATATGATTTTATGAAGCATTTGATTTCTCCTTTCTCCTTAAAGATTAAGGCTTTTAGATATATTTGCGCTTTTAGAAGCTATCTCTTGGCACAAACACAGAAATATAGCGCACAAAATCCAATCAATCCCAAACCAAGCGACACAGAGTTATGCTTTTGCTTTGCGCACCTTTGTAAAACGCTCAATCTTTCTAAAATGAAAAACAAAGCAAGGAAAATGAAGCAAAAAGAAGCGAAATAAAAAAAGCGAAGTTTTAAAAAGCTAAAGTTAAAAAATCAAAGCAAAAACACGAGGCAAAAAAGTGAAGTAAATCCAAATAAAAAGAAGCAAAAAGAAGCAAAAAGAAGCAAAACCTATCCCCCTCCAAAATGCCCGATAAACAAGCCTGATAAACATAAGTAAGCCTTAAGCAAATCTAAGCAATCCTAAATCTGCCTAAATCCCCCTCCTAAAGCTATCTATCCAAACAAACCCTCCCAAATCCCCCTAGAAGCTATAAGTGTAGCGAGCAGTTACGCTATATGGGTGTGAAACATCAATTTTGGAGGGTTCGCCTTTGGGACTTGTGCCCTTATATACATTTCCATCCAGAAAAGACACCCTCCCTACCACTTCTATGCCGTGATTTTTGGCGATATTGGTGCGAAGCCCCACATTTAGTGCTACATCAAGATGCGTCAGTTTCCAATCGCTAGGTGCATTTTCTAGGTATCCGCTCTTTAGCCAAGTGTATGCACCCACGCCCACACCGACAAACGCACCGAAGTCAAAGTCCTCGCCCGCTACGAAGTTCGCTAGGAAGTCTACATTTACTCCGTAGTTTAGCAAAGAGGTTGTTTTGTTCTTGAGTGTTATGTCTTCATTGCCGTCTTTGTCATAAGCACCCGGTGCGTGCATAACAGAGAAATTTGCATAGTAGCGCAAGCCCACATAAGGCATAAAAAACTGCTTATAGCCCGCTGTGATTCCGTATTGGACACCGCGTAGATAATATAGGTCTGTATTTACTCTGCCCTCGCCATAGCCTAGCTCCACACCGACAAATGGCGCACTAGACTCTGCACTTGCGAGGTTTGGCACAAATGCCAAAGAGCAAGCCAAGCAAGCTGCAAGGCTTAGGTGTCTAGCATTTGAGACTAAAGTGTGATTGGCGCGATTCGCGCTAAGTGTTGAAGTTCGCATCGTTTCTCCTTTTTGTGTAAATTTCAATGCACTTTAAGTTTAGCTTGTCTTTTTTATGTTTTTGTAAATATTGGCATAGATTTTGGGCAAATTTTGGTGGAATCTGTGCGCTAGATTTTATGCTAGATTTTTGTTTATTGGATTTTCTTTTTGTTTATAAATTGATAGCATAACACTAAAGTTTTATGATACAATAGCACTTAAGATTGCCCCAAAATCTATGATAATAAACGCACAAAATATTTAAGGAGTAGCAAATGAGCAAAAGTCTCTATGACACGCTTGAAGTCAGCGAGAGCGCAAGCCAAGATGATATAAAAAAATCCTATCGCAAACTTGCTCGCAAATATCACCCTGATGTGAATAAACAAAAAGAAGCCGAAGAGAAGTTTAAAGAAATAAATGCGGCTTATGAAATCCTAAGCGACCCGCAAAAACGCGCACAATATGACCAATTTGGCGATAGTATGTTTGGGGGGCAGAATTTCCACGATTTCGCTCGCTCTCAAGGCGGGGCAGCAGGGCTAGATGAAATCCTAAGCCAGATTTTTGGCGGGCTAGGTGGGTTTAATAGTGGCTTTGGTGGGGGCTTTGGTGGGAACTTTAGAGGTGGGTTTAGCGGATTTAGTGGTGGGGGATTTGGTGGCTTTAGCGAGGATTTGGACATCCAAGCAAGGCTTAGTATTCCTTTTGATTTGGCGATTTTGGGTGGGGAGCATACCGTATCGCTAAATGGCGAGACAATCAAGTTTAAAATCCCAGCGGGCATAAGCGAGGGCAAAAGTATCCGCGTGCGAGGCAAGGGGCACAAAGGCAAGGGGGGCAATGGCGACTTGCTACTAAAAATCTCTGTGCTTCCTAGCGAGAAGTATGAGCGCGATGGCGATGATTTGGTATGCGATTTTGATGTGCCTTTGGGGGTGGCACTATTTGGCGGGAAAGTAACTGTGCCAACCCTTCACAAAGAAGTAACGCTAAAAATCCCTCAAAACACCAAAAACGCGCAGAAATTTCGCATAAAAGAACTCGGTGCAAAAAACCTAAAAAGCGGGCAAATGGGGGATTTGTATCTAAGGGCAAATGTGATTTTGCCAAGCGTGGATAGCCTATCAGCCGAATTAGTCCAAAAGCTAAAAGATGAGCTTTTGGACAAAGATAGCTAAGCCCTAGCAATATCACAAAAAAGCAAAAAGCCAAACACCAAAAAGGAGCAAAAATGTATAGCTATGATGAGCCTGTGTATCTTATCAGCGTGGTGGCAAAAATCCTTGAAATCCACCCACAGACTTTGCGACAATACGAAAAAGAGGGGCTTATCGAGCCGGGCAGGACAGATGGCAAGATGAGGTTGTATTCACAAAGGGATATTGACAAGATTAAGACGATTTTGCGACTTACGCGGGATTTGGGCGTAAATCTCGCGGGTGTGGATATTATCCTACGACTAAAGGAGCGGCTAGATGAGCTAGATAGCACCATAGAGGAGCTAAGGACACAAGCCTCCAAAAGTAGCAACCCTGTGATGACGCAAAAAAGCTCTTATGAGTTGATTATTTTTAAGAAGTAGTTGAAGCGGGGGAATAGCTGTAATGTGGAGGGATAGCTGAAGTGGGTGGAGGAGAATCATTGAAGCGGGTGGTGGGATTATGCGGTGGGATTTTGTGGATTTGCTATTGAGAAAATCTGCAATAAAAGAGCAAAAATAACGCCACACTAAAAATTCCTTGCCTAAAACTCTGCCTAAAACTCTGCCTAAAACTCTGCCTAAAACTCTGCCTAAAACTCCAAAAACTACCTCTCTAAGATAAATTTCGCCATATCAATTATGCGTGTGGAGTAGCCCCATTCGTTGTCATACCACGCCATTATTTTGCTCATATTTCCTAGCGAAAATGTCAAGTCTTGCGCCACGATAGAGCTCCTGCTATCGCCCAAAAAATCGCTACTCACACCAAAATCTTTATCAATGCCCAAAATCCCTTTTAGCGCACCTTTGGATTGCTCTTCAAATAGTGCGTTTATGGACTCTGCGCTTGCTTGCTTTGCAAGATATGCGTTTAAGTCTACCATTGATACATCTGGCACAGGCACGCGCAAAGAATGCCCGTGAATCTTATCTTTTAGCGTTGGCAAAACTTTGTAGAGGGCTTTTGCTGCGCCTGTGGTGGTGGGGATAATATTTAGCGCGGCAGCGCGTGAGCGGCGTTTGTCGCTTCTGTGAGGGACATCTAGTAGCTGCTGGTCGTTTGTATAGCTGTGTATGGTGCTAAGGCTAGCTTTTAGTATGCCAAACTCACGCTCCAAAAGCATAGCGATGGGGGCTAGGCAGTTTGTCGTGCAAGAAGCGTTTGAGATGATAGGCTCGCCTTTGTATTGGGTGTGATTTACCCCTAGCACAAAGGTGGGTGTGCTATCTTTGGCAGGGGCGGAGATGATGACTTTTTGCACGCCTTTTTCTAAGTGATGAGCGACTTCATCGGTGGTAAGAAATCGCCCGCTAGATTCCACTACCACTTCTGCACCAAGTGTGCCAAAATCTAGCTCCTTTGGGTCGGCACAAGCAAAAAGCGGAACGCGCTTTTTGGGGACACTTTTTGTAGAATCTGTGTGGGGTGTGATGATGAGGTGGTTTATTTGTTTTTCTTGTGTGCTTTCTAGCTCTACGCGAAAATCTGGAGCGCGATGAATAGAATCTCTGCCAAAAAGATAGGCTAGATTTTGGCTATTTGCGATGTCATTTATCCCTACAAGCTCGATATTTTCGCCCGCTTGCTCTCTAGCCAAAATGATTCTAGCTATGCAGCGTCCCATTCTGCCAAAGCCATTTATCGCTATTTTCATCGCTTCTCCTTAAAGAAAGTGTTTGATTTTGGTGCAAAATCTGTGATTTTTCGCTTGAAATTTTACATTATCTTTTTATCAAAAAAGTGCAAAAATCACTTAAAAAAACACTTTTGCATAAGCAATAAAATGCAAAAAGCGATTTTAAAAAGTGAGATTTATTTCGCACTTTAGCTTAGTAAAACTAGATTTTAGTTTAACCCCAACTACCGCATTTTTGATTTGATTTTTTCGCTTAAAAACTCCCCGAGCCTTGCTAAGTAGCTATAAAATAATGGCACGAAAAATACCGCGATGAAAGTCGCTGCGAGCATTCCGCCTATCACGCCTGTGCCGATAGAGTGCCGTGAGAGCGCACCTGCACCGCTTGAGAGTGCTAGAGGAAGCACGCCAAGTGAGAAGCATAGCGAAGTCATCACAATAGGGCGAAATCGCAGTTTGGCTGCTTCTATGGCAGACTCAATAATACTTAGCCCCTCTCTCTCGCGCAAATGCGTGGCAAACTCCACGATAAGAATGGCGTTTTTGGCACTAAGTGCTATGAGGACTAGCAAGCCCACTTGGAAATATATGTCGTTATTCCCACCGCGCAAAAATGTCGCTAGTATCGCGCCAAACACACCAAAAGGCACGGCAGTAAGCACGGCTATGGGCATTAGCCATTTTTCATACTGCGCCACGAGAATCAAAAACACAAAAATAAGCCCAAAGACAAACGCCACACCTCCGCTACTAGAGCTTGCTTTCTCTTGGTAGCTTGAGCCTGCATAGGCTATGTCATATTCTGGTGGCAGCACTTCGCTAGCCACTTCCTCTAGGGCTTTCATCGCCTCTCCGCTAGAGTATCCCATACTTAGAAATCCTTGAATCTGTGCTGCGGGGAAGAGATTGAAGCGATTGATGATTTCAGCTCCTACGATTCGGCTAAAGGACACAAGCGAGCTAAGCGGGATTAGGTTGTTATCGCGCGATTTTACATAGATTTTGCTCAAATCCTCTGGCGAAGCGCGATAGTCAGAATCTGCTTGCATTATCACGCGAAATGTCCTATCAAAGGCTTCAAAATTATTGACATAATAGCTTCCAAATGTCATTTGCATAGTGGCAAACACATCGTTAATGCTGACATTT
This region includes:
- the gap gene encoding type I glyceraldehyde-3-phosphate dehydrogenase — encoded protein: MKIAINGFGRMGRCIARIILAREQAGENIELVGINDIANSQNLAYLFGRDSIHRAPDFRVELESTQEKQINHLIITPHTDSTKSVPKKRVPLFACADPKELDFGTLGAEVVVESSGRFLTTDEVAHHLEKGVQKVIISAPAKDSTPTFVLGVNHTQYKGEPIISNASCTTNCLAPIAMLLEREFGILKASLSTIHSYTNDQQLLDVPHRSDKRRSRAAALNIIPTTTGAAKALYKVLPTLKDKIHGHSLRVPVPDVSMVDLNAYLAKQASAESINALFEEQSKGALKGILGIDKDFGVSSDFLGDSRSSIVAQDLTFSLGNMSKIMAWYDNEWGYSTRIIDMAKFILER
- a CDS encoding outer membrane beta-barrel protein, producing MRTSTLSANRANHTLVSNARHLSLAACLACSLAFVPNLASAESSAPFVGVELGYGEGRVNTDLYYLRGVQYGITAGYKQFFMPYVGLRYYANFSVMHAPGAYDKDGNEDITLKNKTTSLLNYGVNVDFLANFVAGEDFDFGAFVGVGVGAYTWLKSGYLENAPSDWKLTHLDVALNVGLRTNIAKNHGIEVVGRVSFLDGNVYKGTSPKGEPSKIDVSHPYSVTARYTYSF
- a CDS encoding MetQ/NlpA family ABC transporter substrate-binding protein, which gives rise to MLHKIIFSKIRAVSVAFVGIVLLGLNSLVGLNAGELKVGATPVPAAEILEFAKPLLEKKGVKMSVVSFTDYITPDIALGEKSLDATLHQHKPFMEKMARDRKLDLVAISPIYIIPLGFYSKKFKTVEAIPEGATIAIPNDPTNYSRALILLHDNGVITLKNPQNLASTEADIIKNPRKFRFKPVEAATLPRVLDGIDAAVINGNYALQAKMSLKNSFFHESEKSAYVNVLVTRSDNASSKDIATLKEVLLGDEVAGFILTKYKGEILPVKMPAKK
- a CDS encoding heat shock protein transcriptional repressor HspR, which translates into the protein MYSYDEPVYLISVVAKILEIHPQTLRQYEKEGLIEPGRTDGKMRLYSQRDIDKIKTILRLTRDLGVNLAGVDIILRLKERLDELDSTIEELRTQASKSSNPVMTQKSSYELIIFKK
- a CDS encoding DnaJ C-terminal domain-containing protein, with the translated sequence MSKSLYDTLEVSESASQDDIKKSYRKLARKYHPDVNKQKEAEEKFKEINAAYEILSDPQKRAQYDQFGDSMFGGQNFHDFARSQGGAAGLDEILSQIFGGLGGFNSGFGGGFGGNFRGGFSGFSGGGFGGFSEDLDIQARLSIPFDLAILGGEHTVSLNGETIKFKIPAGISEGKSIRVRGKGHKGKGGNGDLLLKISVLPSEKYERDGDDLVCDFDVPLGVALFGGKVTVPTLHKEVTLKIPQNTKNAQKFRIKELGAKNLKSGQMGDLYLRANVILPSVDSLSAELVQKLKDELLDKDS